A genomic region of Methanobacterium sp. SMA-27 contains the following coding sequences:
- a CDS encoding YwbE family protein, with translation MNGQNRKNIKIGSEVYIVLKKDQRTGKRTKGIVKDLLTKKSFHPHGIKVRLQNGQVGRVQEVIKEVP, from the coding sequence ATGAATGGACAAAATAGAAAGAATATTAAAATTGGATCCGAAGTTTATATTGTATTGAAAAAGGATCAACGAACCGGAAAAAGAACAAAAGGTATTGTTAAAGATTTATTGACCAAAAAATCTTTCCATCCCCATGGCATTAAAGTAAGACTACAAAATGGGCAAGTTGGAAGGGTTCAAGAAGTTATTAAAGAAGTACCCTGA
- a CDS encoding S24 family peptidase encodes MKSNNWLILGVVILVILSFSMYSIVESNNLSITINTDGTSTNVNYQSFLIWTVPSEMEKEVKNKASGDVQSPNSTVDIIKSDIKSIASKYGYNVNVNIVSQYGINQLPMAAKVKGTSMVPTLKDGQSILVLKTNNLTVGDIVVAMHPTYGLIVKRLSIIEGNQVYLTSDNKNIEITNTQTTLPNGSVETVTVEKTPLNTWLPTANVIGVVKVY; translated from the coding sequence ATGAAATCAAACAATTGGCTAATTTTAGGAGTTGTAATACTGGTAATTCTATCTTTCTCAATGTATTCTATTGTGGAATCAAATAACCTGTCGATAACAATAAACACAGATGGTACCAGTACAAATGTAAACTATCAATCATTTTTAATATGGACTGTGCCTTCTGAAATGGAGAAAGAAGTAAAAAATAAAGCTTCTGGAGATGTACAATCACCTAACAGCACTGTTGATATTATAAAATCAGATATCAAATCAATTGCATCTAAATATGGTTATAATGTTAATGTTAACATTGTTTCCCAGTACGGTATCAATCAACTACCCATGGCTGCAAAAGTTAAGGGTACATCAATGGTTCCAACATTAAAAGATGGACAGAGTATTTTAGTACTTAAAACTAATAATCTAACGGTTGGGGATATTGTAGTTGCTATGCACCCAACATATGGGCTGATAGTTAAGAGACTTTCTATTATTGAAGGGAATCAAGTTTATTTAACTAGTGACAACAAAAATATCGAGATAACCAACACTCAAACAACACTACCAAATGGATCTGTTGAAACTGTAACAGTTGAAAAAACTCCACTGAATACTTGGCTTCCAACAGCAAATGTAATTGGAGTTGTGAAAGTATATTAA
- the aroD gene encoding type I 3-dehydroquinate dehydratase has translation MNNRAMICVPIFEKNYESVLQAAKNSIEAGADLLELRIDVMNNPNPDDVSSIIKEINFPLIATNRKMEEGGFFKGSESERIDILLGAAKHANIVDIELETEDEYLEKIINGSKSTIISYHDFNKTPSIDFLLEIVRREKKLGDIAKFSVMPQNISDTLVVLNVLSQVQNTIGIAMGDIGMYTRIIAPLFGSPITFASLNNKSAPGQLDIVNTKKFLDKLGNWR, from the coding sequence TTGAATAACAGAGCTATGATATGTGTTCCAATTTTTGAAAAAAATTATGAGTCTGTTTTACAAGCTGCTAAAAATTCAATTGAAGCAGGTGCAGACTTGCTGGAACTTCGTATAGATGTAATGAATAATCCCAATCCTGATGATGTTTCAAGCATAATCAAGGAAATTAACTTTCCATTGATTGCAACCAATAGAAAAATGGAAGAGGGAGGCTTTTTCAAGGGTTCAGAGTCTGAAAGAATTGATATTCTACTGGGGGCAGCTAAACACGCTAATATTGTGGATATAGAGCTTGAAACGGAAGATGAATACTTAGAAAAGATTATTAATGGCTCTAAATCTACCATTATTTCATATCATGATTTTAATAAAACTCCTTCAATTGATTTTCTTTTGGAAATAGTTAGAAGGGAAAAAAAGCTGGGAGATATTGCAAAGTTTTCTGTGATGCCCCAAAATATTTCTGATACACTTGTTGTTTTGAATGTGTTATCCCAGGTTCAAAATACTATTGGTATTGCTATGGGTGATATTGGAATGTATACAAGGATTATTGCCCCTCTTTTTGGTTCTCCAATCACATTTGCATCATTAAATAATAAATCCGCTCCAGGTCAACTAGACATAGTTAACACTAAAAAATTTTTAGATAAACTTGGAAATTGGCGGTGA
- the sucD gene encoding succinate--CoA ligase subunit alpha, producing the protein MIILDENTRCIVQGITGKQGSFHTEQMLNYSTNVVAGTSPGKGGQKFGELPIYNSIEEAKEDLDINASIIFVPASFAKDAAFEAISQLDLAVIITEHIPVHDSMEIVEYAKREKTTIVGPNTPGIISPGVGKLGIMPTHIFNEGNIGIVSRSGTLTYEVANQVTNSGMGESTCIGIGGDPVVGLDFANVLQRFEDDDDTAAMVMIGEIGGNAEEKAAEYINKNISKPVVAYIAGVTAPPGKRMGHAGAIIEGESGTAASKINALEDAGVYVAERPSEIADRIWELL; encoded by the coding sequence ATGATAATTCTTGATGAAAATACCAGATGTATTGTACAAGGAATTACTGGTAAACAGGGGTCTTTTCATACTGAACAGATGCTGAATTACAGTACCAATGTAGTTGCAGGTACAAGTCCAGGTAAGGGCGGTCAAAAATTTGGAGAACTTCCTATCTACAATTCTATTGAGGAAGCCAAAGAAGATTTAGATATTAATGCATCTATAATATTTGTTCCAGCATCATTTGCTAAGGATGCTGCATTTGAAGCTATATCCCAATTGGATCTTGCAGTTATTATTACTGAACATATACCCGTTCATGACTCAATGGAGATAGTTGAGTATGCTAAGAGGGAAAAAACAACAATTGTTGGCCCCAATACACCAGGAATAATAAGTCCGGGAGTCGGTAAACTAGGAATTATGCCTACACATATCTTCAACGAAGGAAACATAGGAATTGTTTCAAGGAGTGGAACTCTGACATATGAAGTTGCTAATCAAGTAACCAATTCCGGAATGGGAGAAAGCACATGTATAGGTATTGGTGGAGACCCAGTTGTAGGTCTTGACTTTGCAAATGTTTTACAGAGGTTTGAAGATGATGATGATACTGCTGCAATGGTAATGATAGGTGAAATAGGGGGCAATGCTGAAGAAAAAGCTGCAGAGTACATAAATAAAAACATAAGCAAACCAGTTGTAGCGTATATAGCAGGTGTGACAGCCCCACCAGGTAAACGAATGGGACATGCCGGTGCAATAATTGAGGGAGAAAGTGGTACTGCTGCAAGTAAAATTAATGCATTAGAAGATGCAGGTGTTTATGTAGCAGAAAGGCCATCTGAAATAGCTGATAGAATCTGGGAGCTTTTGTAA
- the hmgA gene encoding hydroxymethylglutaryl-CoA reductase (NADPH), whose amino-acid sequence MVEEKEIIEKLLNGELKIRQIDDLVGDTEKSVDIRRKFIETVSNTKLEHLSNYSLSMEEAIKRNIENPIGTIQIPLGIAGPLEVHGEYADGDYYVPLATTEGALVASINRGFSVIKAAGGTSARIIEDKMTRAPVIKTESVSEAIKIKEWIKVHFNDLKEAAESTTRHGKLIKIDPIIIVGKYVYPRFVYTTGDSMGMNMVTIATDTALKILVEKTSAHVIALSGNVCVDKKAAAINLIEGRGKSIVAEISIPREIVEKKLKTTPEAIVEVNVSKNFIGSAIAGSMSFNAQYANMIGAIFLATGQDEAHIVEGSLGITFAEVVNGDLYFAVTLPDVPLATFGGGTKIETARECLEIMGVYGAGKVGKFAEIVAGTVLAGELSLIGALAAGHLARAHKDLGRG is encoded by the coding sequence ATGGTAGAAGAAAAAGAAATCATAGAAAAGCTATTGAATGGAGAATTGAAGATCCGTCAGATAGATGACCTCGTAGGGGATACAGAGAAATCTGTGGACATAAGGAGGAAGTTTATTGAAACCGTTTCAAACACAAAACTAGAACATTTATCCAACTACTCACTTTCAATGGAAGAGGCAATAAAGAGGAATATTGAAAATCCAATAGGAACTATTCAAATACCATTAGGAATTGCAGGACCACTTGAAGTTCATGGGGAATATGCCGATGGAGATTATTACGTTCCTTTAGCAACAACTGAGGGTGCCCTAGTTGCATCTATTAACAGAGGATTTTCAGTTATTAAAGCTGCAGGAGGAACTTCAGCTAGAATAATAGAAGATAAAATGACAAGAGCCCCTGTTATTAAAACAGAATCTGTTTCTGAAGCTATTAAAATTAAAGAGTGGATAAAAGTACATTTCAATGATCTTAAAGAAGCTGCCGAATCAACAACCCGACATGGGAAACTTATTAAAATTGATCCAATAATTATTGTTGGAAAATATGTGTATCCCAGATTTGTTTATACAACTGGAGATAGTATGGGTATGAATATGGTTACCATAGCAACTGATACAGCTCTTAAAATTCTTGTGGAAAAAACTTCGGCCCATGTAATTGCTCTAAGCGGTAATGTATGTGTAGATAAAAAAGCTGCAGCAATTAATCTAATTGAAGGTAGAGGTAAAAGTATAGTTGCGGAAATTTCTATTCCAAGGGAAATTGTAGAGAAAAAACTCAAAACAACGCCCGAAGCAATAGTAGAAGTAAATGTATCAAAAAATTTTATAGGATCTGCAATTGCAGGCAGTATGAGCTTTAATGCACAATACGCCAATATGATAGGGGCTATTTTCCTTGCAACTGGTCAGGATGAAGCCCATATAGTTGAGGGTAGCCTTGGAATAACATTTGCAGAAGTAGTTAATGGAGATCTTTACTTTGCTGTAACACTACCAGATGTGCCATTAGCTACATTTGGTGGTGGAACAAAAATAGAAACTGCCAGGGAGTGCCTTGAAATTATGGGAGTATACGGCGCAGGTAAAGTTGGGAAGTTTGCGGAAATTGTTGCGGGAACTGTTCTTGCAGGTGAACTTTCACTCATTGGCGCGCTTGCTGCGGGACATCTTGCAAGGGCACATAAAGATCTTGGAAGGGGATGA
- a CDS encoding TIGR00267 family protein — MKITELIQEYLKMSRYVALGTLDGILAVMGVTLAASGVASAGGLPIPNYVIGLTGLSGGIALALSNAFGSFIGERAEEARNLRELEQKMVIEEGTLDDTLIHRQAKKRVYMSMFTHGFSSFIGSFVPVLPFIILTNRTTATLTTITFCFFALVLLGIYLGKVSRKSLLKTSIEIVLIGVLIGVISFIIGGGH; from the coding sequence ATGAAAATTACTGAATTAATACAGGAATATCTTAAAATGAGCCGTTATGTTGCGCTGGGTACTCTAGACGGTATATTGGCAGTTATGGGTGTTACCCTTGCAGCAAGTGGAGTTGCAAGTGCTGGAGGATTACCAATACCTAACTATGTAATAGGTCTTACCGGGTTAAGTGGAGGTATTGCACTCGCACTTTCCAATGCATTTGGATCTTTTATTGGTGAAAGGGCGGAAGAAGCCCGTAATCTTAGGGAACTCGAACAGAAAATGGTTATTGAAGAGGGGACTCTGGATGATACATTAATACATAGACAAGCAAAAAAAAGAGTATATATGAGCATGTTCACTCATGGTTTTTCTAGTTTTATAGGTTCATTTGTACCTGTTTTACCATTTATCATATTAACAAATCGAACAACTGCTACTTTAACCACAATCACTTTTTGTTTCTTTGCTCTAGTACTATTAGGTATTTATCTTGGGAAAGTATCAAGGAAAAGTCTGCTTAAGACTAGTATCGAAATCGTTCTTATTGGTGTCCTTATAGGTGTTATAAGCTTTATTATTGGTGGAGGACATTGA
- a CDS encoding TatD family hydrolase produces the protein MDNIPVTDNHIHIDPINGEGPIEIANKFHRAGGSFMIVPNKPTWTVNENCSFQESMELVIKYVEEIKKCTPVKAFAVVGAHPAELSRRLKSGMDIEKAELLMRNALETAQMLVLEQKAVAIGEIGRPHYDVSEEELEVHNRLISYAMELAKDAECPVQLHTETAGPKQFLEFAEMADDVGIPRNRIIKHFSGACVLKEENHGLTPSLIATKTVIKEGLKKGNNFFMETDYLDDKTRPGAVLGPKTVPRRTKDYLKQGILSEEDAYKIHVDNIEKIYMVDLGV, from the coding sequence ATGGACAATATTCCTGTGACAGACAATCATATACATATAGACCCTATAAACGGTGAAGGGCCAATAGAAATTGCAAATAAGTTTCATAGAGCTGGTGGTAGTTTTATGATAGTTCCTAATAAACCTACATGGACAGTTAATGAGAACTGCAGTTTTCAGGAATCAATGGAATTAGTCATAAAATATGTTGAAGAAATCAAAAAATGCACACCTGTAAAAGCCTTTGCAGTTGTTGGTGCCCATCCTGCAGAACTATCACGCAGATTAAAATCAGGTATGGATATTGAGAAAGCAGAATTATTAATGAGAAATGCTCTCGAAACTGCACAGATGCTAGTTTTAGAACAAAAAGCAGTGGCAATAGGTGAAATTGGAAGACCACACTATGATGTATCCGAAGAAGAACTCGAAGTTCATAACAGACTGATTTCATATGCAATGGAACTTGCAAAGGATGCAGAATGCCCAGTTCAATTACACACTGAGACTGCAGGGCCTAAACAATTTCTTGAATTTGCTGAAATGGCAGATGATGTTGGAATCCCAAGAAATCGAATTATAAAACATTTCTCAGGAGCATGCGTTCTAAAAGAAGAAAATCATGGGCTCACACCATCATTGATTGCAACAAAAACTGTAATAAAGGAAGGACTTAAAAAGGGAAATAATTTTTTTATGGAAACAGATTATCTAGATGACAAAACTAGACCAGGTGCAGTTCTAGGCCCGAAAACAGTTCCAAGACGCACAAAGGATTATTTAAAACAGGGAATATTAAGCGAAGAGGATGCCTATAAAATCCATGTTGATAATATAGAGAAGATTTACATGGTTGATCTTGGAGTATAA
- a CDS encoding shikimate dehydrogenase: MINGKTNVFGIIGDPVEHTLSPGMHNAAFKELDMNNIYVPFHVNAEELEDAIAGAYALGIKGLNITIPHKTEVIKYLDYLDIAAGLIGAVNTIEFGKNGAVGHNTDGIGAVRAINEITSVKNKKVMILGAGGAARAVAFQILISGAKNLVISNRTIERASELRDDLVEKLEPDVLVTDLGHELERELKDTDILVNTTPIGMYPNISQKPIVTADMMHEDLVVNDIVYNPLKTGLLNEAEKAGAKPISGVKMLMYQGVESFKIWTGIEPPVEVFKKALMDQMNLEII, from the coding sequence ATGATAAATGGTAAAACGAATGTTTTTGGTATTATTGGAGACCCGGTGGAACATACATTATCGCCAGGGATGCACAATGCAGCTTTTAAGGAGTTGGATATGAATAATATCTACGTGCCTTTCCATGTGAATGCAGAAGAACTTGAAGATGCAATAGCAGGAGCATATGCATTGGGGATTAAAGGTTTAAACATAACAATACCTCATAAAACTGAGGTAATTAAATATTTAGATTATCTGGATATTGCTGCAGGATTAATAGGAGCTGTAAATACTATAGAATTTGGAAAAAACGGTGCTGTAGGCCATAATACGGATGGAATTGGGGCTGTAAGGGCAATTAATGAGATAACTTCAGTTAAAAATAAGAAGGTTATGATATTAGGTGCAGGTGGGGCAGCACGGGCAGTAGCATTTCAGATTCTTATTAGTGGAGCGAAAAATCTTGTAATTTCTAACAGAACCATTGAAAGGGCATCAGAACTCAGAGATGATCTTGTTGAAAAGCTTGAACCAGATGTACTGGTTACAGATCTTGGACATGAACTTGAAAGAGAACTCAAAGATACAGATATTCTTGTAAATACCACACCAATTGGAATGTATCCGAATATAAGTCAAAAACCAATTGTAACAGCAGATATGATGCATGAAGATCTAGTTGTTAATGATATAGTTTACAATCCATTAAAAACTGGCCTATTGAATGAAGCTGAAAAGGCAGGAGCAAAACCTATCTCTGGAGTTAAAATGTTAATGTACCAAGGAGTCGAATCATTTAAGATCTGGACCGGAATTGAACCGCCTGTAGAAGTCTTTAAAAAAGCCCTTATGGATCAGATGAACTTGGAAATAATATAA
- a CDS encoding SGNH/GDSL hydrolase family protein, which produces MTEKTILCYGDSITWGYDPAKPDRMKTNERWTGLVKKGLFGGYTVIEEGLNGRTTVWDDPLYQECKNGLKYLKPCLHTHKPIDLCILLLGTNDLKKRFSLSALEISRGITVLVEVIKKSGSGPDGTAPKILLMAPPHLTLIENISEEFKDSYDVSCKLSEYYAKIAEDNNCEFLDTSKIIVASELDGVHPDVGEHLKLGKAVQEKIKDIME; this is translated from the coding sequence ATGACAGAGAAAACCATTCTTTGCTATGGTGACTCCATAACCTGGGGTTATGATCCTGCTAAACCGGATAGAATGAAAACAAATGAAAGATGGACAGGATTAGTCAAAAAAGGTTTATTTGGGGGTTATACTGTCATTGAAGAGGGATTAAATGGTAGAACGACAGTTTGGGATGATCCACTTTATCAGGAGTGTAAAAATGGGTTAAAATATTTAAAACCTTGTCTTCACACCCATAAACCAATTGATCTTTGCATTCTACTTCTTGGCACCAATGATCTTAAAAAAAGGTTTTCATTATCTGCATTGGAAATTTCACGTGGAATAACAGTATTAGTTGAGGTTATAAAGAAAAGTGGATCAGGGCCAGATGGTACAGCACCTAAAATTCTTTTAATGGCTCCTCCACACTTAACTCTGATAGAAAATATTTCAGAAGAATTTAAAGATTCATATGATGTATCCTGCAAATTATCAGAGTATTACGCCAAAATTGCTGAAGATAATAACTGTGAATTCCTTGATACTTCCAAAATAATTGTTGCAAGTGAACTAGATGGTGTACACCCTGATGTTGGGGAGCATCTTAAACTTGGGAAAGCAGTACAAGAAAAAATTAAGGATATCATGGAGTAA
- a CDS encoding RNA ligase partner protein, whose protein sequence is MLAKQRFVLDTTAFTDTQLRDEFGDGDLSKTVDVLLDLIAKSRIKLNISCHMPPITYKEFTDYMARYDCPNTTMIKAETWIVKKTPNRYDTKIPSEIFYEYVQDMRERMNKGMRISESGIWEAAVESMVMMSRGEKKVDIEAKVLSKAITDFRKRYRAALRKGTLDSAPDLDVLLLAKELKAGVVAADEGIKVWAERLGLRFLSAKSFPKMMEEYLQHYD, encoded by the coding sequence ATGCTAGCAAAACAGAGATTTGTTCTTGATACAACTGCTTTTACAGATACACAGCTTCGTGATGAATTTGGTGATGGAGATCTATCTAAAACTGTTGATGTTTTATTAGATCTCATTGCAAAATCAAGGATCAAACTCAATATAAGCTGTCACATGCCACCAATAACATACAAAGAATTTACAGATTATATGGCACGTTATGACTGTCCAAATACAACCATGATCAAAGCAGAAACATGGATCGTTAAAAAAACACCAAACCGTTATGATACCAAAATCCCTTCTGAAATTTTCTACGAATATGTACAGGATATGAGGGAAAGGATGAATAAAGGGATGAGGATATCTGAAAGTGGAATTTGGGAGGCTGCTGTTGAATCAATGGTTATGATGTCCCGTGGAGAGAAAAAAGTAGATATAGAAGCCAAAGTTTTAAGTAAAGCCATAACTGACTTTAGAAAACGTTACAGGGCTGCGCTAAGAAAGGGAACTTTGGATAGTGCCCCTGATCTAGATGTACTTCTCCTTGCAAAGGAATTAAAAGCAGGAGTAGTGGCTGCAGATGAAGGTATCAAGGTTTGGGCAGAAAGACTTGGACTGAGATTTTTAAGTGCTAAATCATTTCCTAAAATGATGGAGGAATACCTCCAACATTATGATTAA
- the hisS gene encoding histidine--tRNA ligase gives MEIQRPRGTRDFLFKEMKERKSVETTMRRIFETYGYSEIKTPIFEDLSLFTTKSGEGIKDEIYHFQDKGGRDLALRPELTAPVARMYIKELQKTPKPVKMYYFGSCFRYERPQKGRWRQFWQFGCELIGGKSPGSEAEVISMAAHCLEELGLKDFDIHIGNLGILRNILNDANILGKLQDQVMGIIDKGDVEELERLLQDIDLDNDSKELLMKLVEMKGDSSIIKDVEALINCNEHACNALFELEELLESLKAFGFSNYVVNLGIARGLDYYTGTVFEIYVHGLGAQKQISGGGTYNLIELFGGENVESTGFAFGFDRVMDALNKQEKSIEIERSVQVFVAPIKNDLKLKAFDIAQKLRKNGIPTDVDLVGKKLKKILSYADTMEINYVVLVGARDIEEGKVTVKDMTSGEQEIIDLEDIADTLKSKLMI, from the coding sequence ATGGAAATACAGAGACCTAGGGGAACACGTGATTTTCTTTTTAAAGAAATGAAAGAGAGAAAAAGCGTTGAAACCACAATGAGACGAATATTTGAAACTTATGGTTACAGTGAAATAAAAACACCAATTTTTGAAGACCTATCACTTTTCACAACCAAATCTGGTGAAGGCATTAAGGATGAAATTTATCACTTCCAAGATAAGGGAGGAAGAGACCTTGCACTTAGACCAGAACTTACTGCACCAGTTGCTAGAATGTATATTAAAGAGCTTCAAAAAACACCTAAACCCGTTAAAATGTACTATTTTGGAAGTTGTTTTAGGTATGAAAGACCTCAAAAAGGTAGATGGAGACAATTTTGGCAGTTTGGTTGCGAACTAATAGGTGGAAAATCTCCCGGATCTGAGGCAGAAGTTATTAGTATGGCTGCGCACTGCCTTGAGGAACTTGGACTCAAAGACTTTGATATACACATAGGAAATCTTGGAATTTTAAGGAACATACTAAATGATGCAAATATTCTTGGGAAACTACAAGATCAGGTAATGGGTATAATTGACAAGGGTGATGTAGAAGAACTTGAAAGGTTACTCCAGGATATTGATCTGGATAATGATTCTAAGGAATTGTTAATGAAACTCGTTGAAATGAAGGGTGATAGTTCCATAATTAAGGATGTTGAAGCCCTTATCAACTGCAATGAACATGCTTGTAATGCTTTATTTGAGCTTGAAGAGCTTCTTGAATCTCTTAAAGCTTTTGGTTTCTCAAATTATGTAGTAAATCTGGGAATTGCACGAGGATTGGATTATTATACCGGAACTGTGTTTGAAATTTATGTACACGGTCTTGGTGCACAAAAACAGATAAGTGGTGGAGGAACCTATAATTTAATAGAGTTATTTGGTGGTGAAAATGTTGAATCCACTGGATTCGCATTCGGTTTTGATAGAGTTATGGATGCCCTTAATAAACAAGAAAAATCCATTGAAATTGAAAGATCAGTACAAGTCTTTGTTGCCCCAATAAAAAATGATTTGAAACTTAAAGCATTTGATATAGCCCAGAAACTAAGGAAAAATGGCATACCAACTGATGTTGATCTAGTTGGAAAGAAACTTAAAAAGATATTGTCATATGCAGATACTATGGAAATAAATTACGTGGTATTAGTTGGTGCAAGGGATATTGAAGAGGGTAAGGTTACTGTTAAAGATATGACAAGTGGAGAACAGGAAATAATTGATCTTGAAGATATAGCAGACACCTTGAAATCTAAATTAATGATTTAA
- the hisI gene encoding phosphoribosyl-AMP cyclohydrolase has protein sequence MDEKDLDLNFRHEVGGEKLVIAIAQDYESSEVLMVAYMNKEALMKTLETKIAHYWSTSRNKLWLKGESSGHTQEVQEVLTDCDEDAVLLKVRQNGGACHEGYYSCFFRKIHEDGGNLEVVKEKVFDPENIYGDK, from the coding sequence ATGGATGAAAAAGATCTAGATCTTAATTTCAGGCATGAAGTTGGGGGTGAAAAACTTGTTATAGCAATAGCACAAGATTATGAAAGTTCTGAAGTGCTTATGGTTGCTTATATGAATAAGGAAGCCCTGATGAAAACTCTTGAAACAAAAATAGCCCATTATTGGAGTACTTCAAGAAATAAACTTTGGCTCAAGGGTGAAAGTTCAGGACATACACAAGAAGTTCAAGAAGTATTAACGGACTGTGATGAAGATGCAGTTCTTTTGAAGGTCAGACAGAATGGAGGGGCTTGTCATGAAGGTTATTATTCTTGTTTCTTTAGAAAAATTCATGAAGATGGTGGAAATTTAGAAGTGGTTAAAGAAAAAGTTTTTGATCCTGAAAACATTTATGGAGATAAATGA